Genomic DNA from Gadus morhua unplaced genomic scaffold, gadMor3.0, whole genome shotgun sequence:
CTAATTAGACCGCCGCACGCGCACGTTTCATCAGCCATGTTCTCCCAAACACTGAGCGTCCTCAtctgagagaaggaggaggagagttctGGGTTCTTGCTTCAGAGCGGAGATGAGATCGCCCTGCAGGAGTCATTAGAACATCACAGCTCAGCAGCGGCTAGCTCCACCGCTGACCCCAGGCCAGCCGGGACACCGCGCTCATCCAGAGCGAGATGAGCACTCagacacactaaacacactccAAACACGGCAGGCTCCACAGCCCACCACAACGGGAACACAACGCTGCTTATCTCTGGAATACACAAACAGATTTGATTGCCCCGCCCCCAAGTGGCAGCACGACTAAACCTGGCTGCTGATTGGCTCTGAACTTGCCTTGAACTCGGAAATAATATTGTTAAGCTTTTTCATCATCGTCAGACATATGTGGACTGTGGTTTCTGTTGCAGTGCTGTTTTAGTAAAGTCTGTCTCAATGCTTTTACACATCGCACTAAAGCACGTTTTTTCGGTGTGAGCAGTAAGGGGGCCTCATACAAATAGTAGCCTAGGGGCCAATGCCCACCTTAATCCGCCACTGGCTTCACCTCTTTGTTATCAGGATGTTTTCCTGGATCTGTCTGTAAATCTGACACAACGTATAGCACTGACATGACGGCTGACGAGTCATCTGCCCGGACCAAGACACGAGGTTCATAACGACGCGGACATACCGTCAAACACGGCCGTGCCGCTCCGCACCGCAGGCGTCACACGGCGGGGGTCGTTAGGGCGATAAACAGAACCGCGCTCGATGTGTCACAATAAATCGTCTTAAATAACCTGCAGAGGGGAcacagatggaggagagagtcaACCGTGAGGTTTGAAGTCGAGCGGGGCTTTTCCAGCGGGGTCCGTTTGGCCGTGGCGCCCGCGGTCAGAGCAGGACACTCGGACACTGAGTCTCCGGGACGAGGACAGTGTGCTCCTCCTCCGTGATCCTAAAGGAGCTAATGATGCTGGGAGGGACCGTGATGCTGAGCGGAGGAAACGAGGCTGACATATGCGACTCGGAACGAGGATTTATATTAATACAATGGACACGGAATATATACATGTTTGATACCCCAGATGTCACAAGACATGGACTGAAAATGGCTTATTATTCATcatcagtggtattcagtggTCAACCACGTCAAACCGACACAACATGTCAACGTGTTTCTTCCCCGTGTATCTCAAGACAGTATTAAAGTAGTGTATCATTCCTCAAATACTCACCAACCCTGGATAAAGTGGTGGACATTTATTCTCGTTGTAACGGCACAAGGGAATTAAATAATATTTCATCCCAACACCCGAGACGATTTGTCTGACTGTTGTAGTACGACTGTAACTCCACACGGGGGCAGCATGGGCCTGGGAACAGCGGCCCCTCCGCCCTGACCCCATAGATGGTCGTCCTTATATCCTTAGATGAACAACAGCAGGTTATATGTGGAATAGCGGGTCACAACAAACTAAACCTCCTTCCATTCAGGGAAGAGGAACCTTCAGCGAACATTAAGTGTATTTTTCATCTCTTTAAGTGCACATGGTCAACGGTATGACTGTCACTATAAGGTCATGTTTAATTATAGTACCTAGATATAAATACGACTTTTAATATCTAAACATTAATATTTAGGTGATTTACCTTTATTTTGTTTGAAGTCTTTGGGGACTCACATGTCAGCATGTGGTTGACTCGTTTTGACTCAATCAATTCAAAGTAACACTTTTTGGCAGGTATTACAGTTATAGGAAAAGAATCACAGACGTATTGTTGGTTTTGCTGCAAATGTTTATAATCGTTCAAAATGGTGTTTGTGCAAAAAATATGATTTCAACAAAAAGTCTCAACAAGTTTTCTCTTGGATTTCTAGATTTAAAGAGGTGAGGactaaatacatttacattgacatAAAGGGCatatagcagacgcttttatccaaagccacttacaatgagtacatttgtctgaagaaaGGGAAACAAccatatatatcgctgtcggtacaataaggatgttcatagaacaagtgCCAAGGACTTAAAATTGCTAAATTAATCCATTCCCCGTATTCAACAAAGATAGGTAGGAttagatgctacacaatgctaagttctatttttaagtgccaggatgtttaacatacaataagtgcgtacataaagtgccaggacatacaaacaTACCATAGGTGTGTAAAAGAGGTGTATTTCGGGGAGTCAGTGAGCCGACAGGGCAATGGGTGGGTGAGGTGGGAAGGAATGCAGCGTCCAGGTGAGCTCTGAACACGCGAGTCTTCAGTCTCTTGTGGGAGCTGCtcagcgactctgcggtcctgacgtcggcagggagctcgcTAAAAGAGAAGAGGTTTGACTTTGTCGTGCAACCCTTGCTCGATTCTTACGTTTGGCGGTACCAGGCGTTGAGCTGAGGTAGTGGAGCCGAGCGCTGGAGCTGGGGGGTGCGGTCTGACCGGTCCCCGGAGGTCGGCTGGGGCAGTCACTCGCACGCTATCTCACACTGCATCTCAACCTGTACCTCACTGTAGCTCAACCTGTACCTCCCTGTAGCTCAACCGGTACTCACTGTAGCTCAACCTGTACCTCCCTGCATCTCAACCTGTACCTCCCTGCATCTCAACCTGTACCTCCCTGTAGCTCAACCTGTACCTCCCTGTAACTCAACCTGAACCTCCCTGTAGCTCAACCTGTAGCTCAACCGGTACTCACTGTAGCTCAACTGTACCTCACTGTAGCTCAACCTGTACCTCACTGTAGCTCAACCTGTACCTCCCTGTAGCTCAACCTGTAGCTCAGCCTGTACCTCACTGTAGCTCCCTGTAGCTCAACCTGTACCTCCCTGTAGCTCAACCGGTACTCACTGTAGCTCAACCTGTATCTCCCTGTAGCTCAACCTGTACCTCCATGTAGCTCAACCTGTAGCTCAGCCTGTACCTCACTGTAGCTCCCTGTAGCTCAACCAGTACTCACTGTAGCTCAACCTGTACCTCCCTGCAGCTCAACCTGTAGCTCAGCCTGTACCTCACTGTAGCTCAACATGAAGCTCACACTGTAGCTCAACCTGTAGCTCAGCCTGTACCTCACTGTAGCTCAACATGAAGCTCACACTGTAGCTCAACCTGTACCTCACTGTAGCTCAACCTGTACCTCACTGTAGCTCAACCTGTACCTCACTGTAGCTCAACATGAAACTCACACTGTAGCTCAACCTGTACCTCACTGTAGCTCAACCTGTACCTCACTGTAGCTCAACATGAAGCTCACACTGTATCTTACTGTTCCTCACTGTACCTCGCTGTAGCAAACTGTAGGTCAGAACTGTATCACTGTAGCTCACACTGTACCTAACTAATTGTTACACTGTACCTCAAACTAGCTCAGACTGTAGCTCACTGTAGCTCACACCTACACTTTGACAAGCTGGCGTACCCCTAAAAACAGTGCCTATGAAAACCACTAGAAGACAAAACAGCATTAATAAAATAAGAAGCAAATAATATTGTGGCGGTAGGGCTATGCAGTGTCTAATGGTATCAAAaacaaatcataaaataaaggtggtaaaaaaaacaaaaaaacaattcaaGTATATATCTTTAACAAAGTGATCTGACAAAACACAACGCTGAAATTGTCGGGAACAAATCCCAAGAAAAAAACCATAAACTGTCGAAACAACAGAAGCAGGAACAGGTATAGACAGGGCATATGAGTACAGTGGTCCACTGAATACAGTGATGGCCACCCTTATCCAACCTGAGCCAAGCCATATCTCACAGGGAACTCATTCCTCTGAACTCTTGTGAGCCAATCAGCGGGGCTGTATCTAAAGTTCGGTATAATTTGTTTGCTTACTCTTCAATAACACTCTTCGTAGTTCGTTCCCCCCAAAAATCCTAAGCTCAGAAGCTGCTTGGTCGCTCCTCAAACCCCGTTGGCAAACGGGACGCCGGACTCCTGGTTGATGCTCTCCTTGACCTCCAGGGGCAGCGAGTCGAAGAGGtggtcctccaccaccaggccgCCCCGGCGGAGCAGCGCACACTGCCCCAGCTGGAGGGGCAGGCGGTCCAGGCAGTTCCCCTTCAGCTCCAGCTGCGTCAGCTGCGCCAGCTGGCCGATCTTCTCGGGGACGGTGGAGATGCAGTTGTGGCCGAGGTTCAGGGTCCTCAGTTTGGTGCACTTGAAGAGCTGCTTGGGCACCACCTCAACCTTGTTGCCGGAGATGGCGAAGTACTGGAGGCTCTGCAGGAAGCCCACCTCCAGCGGGATGACCACGATGGAGTTGTGGCCCACGTCCAGATAGCGCAGCTTGGGCAGGTTGAAGAGCGACGAGGGCAGGGACTCCAGCTTGTTATGTGAGAGGTAGAGCGACTCCAGGTTCTTCACGTGGCTGATGGACAGCGGGATGCTGATGATCTTGTTGTGGGAGAGCTTGAGGCAGGTGAGCCTCTTGAGGTGCTGGAAGCTGATGACCTCCTCGATGCTCCGGATGTTGTTGGACTTGAGGTGCAGCTCCTGCAGGTTGGTCAGACTGAAGATGGCGTGAGGGATCCGCTCCAGCTCGCAGTTGTGGAGTTCCAGCTCGGCCAGGTTCATCATCTTCTTGAGGCTGTTGAGCACCAGGAGCTTGGTCCCGTCGTTGTCCACCACCAGCTTGACGAGGTGGGGCGACAGGTCTGTTATGTTGGTGGGGATCTTGGTCAGGTTGCTCTTGAGGTGCAGGGTCTTCAGGTGGCGGAGGTCTCGCAGGGACTCCAGCCCGATCATCTTGTTGTTCTCCGAGTTCAGGTTGCCCACCAGATACATCTCCCTCAGACTCTTCAACAGGTACACCCAGGTGGGGATCTCGGCCACGTCCGTGAACTTGACGTGGAGGCAGCGGAGGTGGTCTCGGAGGAACACGAAGGCGGTCTGCTCCACCTTGGCGGGGCAGTGGTAGAGGTGTAGCTCGTGGAGGTTGGTCATCTGCGAGATCTTGGCCGTGATCCTGGCCTCGGGGATGAGCTCCAGCCGGAGGATCTCCAGGTCGGTGAGGTCGAACACGGCGTCCGGGACCCCGGACAGCATGAAGAGGTGCAGCTCCAGCTTCTCCGCGGCGTTCCGCGTGACGTGCTGCCGCAGCTTCTCGAAGGTCCACTCGTGGTTCAGGCTGATCTCGCGGAGCTTGTTCTCGCTGACCTCGGACAGGAAGACGCCGAAGCGCTTCGAGTACAGCTGGTCGTACTGGTCCACCATGTGCAGGAGGAACGCAAAGTCGTTCTTGACGTCCGGTATGTCGCTGAAGCTGCTCTCTTCCCGCACCTTCTCGAAGGAGTACTCCTTCAGGGGCCGGCGGAACAGCCAGAACAGCGTGTAGATGCAGACCATGCCGTACACGCAGATGAGGGCGATGTAGCTGACCAGCAGCTTCTTCAACATGAACGCCATGTTGTGCGTACACTGGAACTTTGAGTAGCCGGTTAAGTGTTTAATCCCCGGCTCGCACACGTGGGCGAAATTGATGGCGGCGACAAAGGTCATGGTGTAGCATAGGATGAGGATGAACTTGACCGTCTTGATGACCGTCTGCGCGACGTAGAGCTTGTAGATCAGGTCGCTGTCCTCCACGTGAGCCCGGAACTTCCTGACCTTCTCGAACAGCGCCTTGGCTTGCTCCCCGTCCTTCTTGTCCAGGATGGTCATCGCGGGCACCTCGATCACCAGCTTCTCGGCGGAGAACTGGACGCTAGACTTGACCAGCGTGGCGGGGGCGGACTGGTTGGGGCTGCCCTCCTCGCTGCTGGTGGAGAAGTGTTTGGGCAGCGAGGAGGGCCCGACCAGTCGCTGTTTGTTCTCCTCCGAGTGCTCGCACGCCGTCTCCGACAGCGCCTTGGTCGTCCACGGCGACTCGAAGCACTTGCCCAGGATGGAGACGAAGTGCTCAATCTTGGAGCTGGTCTTGGGGTACTTGAACCAGAAGTTGCTGCTGACCATGAGCACGATGGTGTGGATGAGCGCCAGGTAGGGGAAGTACTTGGAGTACCAGGGCAGCGCCACGTGGTAGCACATCTGGTTCACAAAGACGTACTGCTGGAAGTCCAGCGCCGTCCGCACGCCCGTGGGCTCGGGGAAGCCCACCTCCACCGGCTCGCCGAAGACGTACTTCCGGAAGACGTCCGCCGGTCGGCCGTCGGCCAATAGCGCGGCGGCTGCGTCCAGAGGGGCGGAGTGGACGTCATAATGTCCGCCGCCACCGGGGGCCTCTGGCGCCTCCTCCAGGATGGGCAGGCAGACCACCTGGTCTTTGGTCAGCTGCATGGTCCCCGCAAAGATGGCCAGCATTAGCATGACCACGCCCAGGTAGTCCATGAACACGTCCCACCATGGCTTCAGGATTTTATATGTGGGCTGGATGTCGTTCAGGGAGGCCACCTCGGTCAGGGTGAACATACCTGGAGGACACGGGGAGAGGTTAtcagagggaggaagatggaggTAAGGAAAGGAAACGTAACACACCTGGAAGATATAGAGGTCAGGAAGAGGTTgttacagagagggaggaaggggaaggaaggagggaggagaagggaaagaGGGAAACTAAATGAGAAAGAAGGTATCTAggataggagggagggaggcccgGAGGGAGGAATGAAGGAAGGGTGAGAGGGAATAAGGATATAGAAGAAAATACTTAATAAAAGTGAAACCGTAAGGCAGGGAACTGCCTACTGTATGTTTCTGGCAACAGTTGAAGCAAGGTCGCCCTGTGAAGCAGGTTACCAGCAAAATAGCAAACTATCGTCTTCTATTTTGCCATAAACATTACTGTGTGAcctatttaagtgtgtgtgtgtgtgtgtgtgtgtgtgtgtgtgtgtgtgtgtgtgtgtgtgtgtgtgtgtgtgtgtgtgtgtgtgtgtgtgtgtgtgtgtgttctcactcAGATAACGTTACGACGTAATAACTGTGCATAGGGTCAATCTTACTTATGATCACACATAAGCGAAATTAATGAATGAGAACGCACATGGTCCTGTCAGCGTCCCCCTTCACGTCGAGCGAGTGAACTCCCATCATTGTTAAGGTTCATAATAACACGTGtgtatatattagtatatatactGTGACTGCACTCTGTGGTTTCAGGTGGAGTTCTCCGGTAGATCGTCGAGCTTTGGAGGCGCTACCAGGACGATTTGGTTGGAACAAGTCGGGACACCACGAACGGTTTACACCGAGCAAAGAGCTTTAAGATTGGCAGTCATCCAGATTACGTTCACATGCATTAGCTTCTCAGCTTCTCTGTTTTTCACGTTGTGGCGACGAAGCCTCGTCTGTATTCAGGATCTATTCATCATTAATGGTGGCGGTTTACGCATCGGAGACTTCAACCGCGGTTCACCATTGTCGGCTTTACGCACCTTCCGCTGACAAAGATCCGCTTATGAggacttcccccccccaccgccgcgTCTCCTCCCGGCGGCCGGGTCCCTGCTCGGTAACCGGGTCCCTGCTCGGTAACTGCGGCGTGTTTACTTTACACTCGAGGAGCGACGGAAGATTAaaacctcctcctgctgctcctcacgGACGATCCAGTCGAGACGCAGGGTGACACACTCAACTGAGTCGGCGCACTGGGTGCCCGGGATGCGATCAGACTCGCATTGTAGCCATCCTCCTCATTAGCATCATCATCATACTCTGTTATCCTCGAGCCAACGTTACCGTGTTCTGGAGGGTCTGAAGACCTCCGCGGGGTCCAGATCTCTGCTAAGGATCGTGTCGGTGAAGTCCCGGGTTCCCCTCGCTGAGTGGTGGTCGACCGTCAGGCTGCAGCGTCGGTGAGGACAGATGGTCCGAAACCCGCGGTCACAAAAGGAACTGGAAgcgtttgtgtctgcagtgttgTGCAATGAACCCTCGTTAACACGCGTTTACAGGCGGCGGGTTAGTGTCTCCTAATGATGTGGATCGGGAGTGCTCACGAATCACGATGCCCGGAAAATAATGAAATACCGCGTAGGAAGTGTTGATGAACGCGAGAGCAGTGGGCATGTGAACGTGAACTGCTCATTCATCCAGTCATCATAAGTAATCCCTGCTGTGTCAGCGGCCAGGCTTCATTAGACCCAGTGACTCGTTCCCCTTTCCTGGAAATAACAAAATAGCCTGAATTAAACCTATTGTTATCATGTCTATGAATATTTGACCGATATATTTCACTTACAGAAACGGAGATGTAAACAGGCTGTATACTGCAGAACACCACAGAGTAGCtttgtgtggtgttgttgtcGATCCCTCAGACCGCCAGCAGATGGCAGCGTTTCACCGAACCCCTGTAAGTAATGTAGGCCGGGTCACTGTTAACCTAGGACGTGGTGAGGTTTAATATGACgcattaaaaataatgaattccATCGGATTACTTTATAATTGAgcctacttcctgtctgggattAAGTTAGTACAATATTACATTACTGGGCATGATGAGTATTAGTATTCCAATTCACCAAGCCATCGTATTTCTCATTACATAGTTAGGAGACAGATTATTTAAGATATGAATACACATTTGTTTTAGATGACTGGCCTTCTAACAGCACGCAATTCGTATTTATGTAAATAAttgatgtgttttttaaaaTGGCATTCATAGTGTAAAACAACAGAGCAGACACATTAAAACTATAATTAaaccaacaattttttttattatctaaCATGACAAAATTGcttataaaaatacattttcctcAAGTTCaggcgcgtgtgtgtataattCATGAACCAAATGATAATTGCATAATAACAGCATAACATTCCCTTTGGATGGCTAGCGCCATAAATATTAGCTTCCTAGAACAGAACAACATTTCCATGACACTGTCGCGAATGGTAGGAAACGCTAGCTGAATCCCACACACACCGCTAGCATCATGAGGTACGTTATGAGTTACCCTGATCGTCTCTGACTGGACCTTACGTTTCTCACGTCTCAAGCTACTTTAAGGGAAGCTTTCTCTTACTTAAAGGACAAGGCCTACGTGGTTCTGTTTATAGGATGGTTAACAAAGAAACTTTACAACAACCCAAACAATCTTTACTCCTGCCTACGTAGGTCCTGTACAGCGAGCAGCAGGCGTCCTTGTGCTGATCTCCTCAGTGCTGTTCATGTCTGTTGTCGTCTCAAAGCATCAAATCTGCCATGAGCTTCTTAACTTTAGTGAGacgttttatccaaagtgacaaaAGGTGATTACAGATAGATGAAGGAATAGCTCGTTAAGCAGCAGGTAGGAACAgctcgttaaggagcaggtaggaacagatcgttaaggagcaggtaggaatagctcattaaggagcaggtaggaacAGCTCGTTAAGGAGCGGGTAGGAAAAGCTTGTTAAGGAGCGGGTAGGAACAGCTCGTTAAGGAGTGGGTAGGAACAGCTCGTTAGGGAGCGGGTAGGAACAGCTCGTTAAGGAGTGGGTAGGAAGAGCTCGTTAGGGAGCGGGTAGGAACAGCTCGTTAAGGAGTGGGTAGGAAGAGCTCGTTGGGGAGTGGGTAGGAACAGCTCGTTAAGGAGCGGGTAGGAACAGCTCGTTAGGGAGCGGGTAGGAACAGCTCGTTAGGGAGCGGGTAGGAACAGCTCGTTAGGGAGCGGATAGGAACAGCTCGTTAGGGAGCAGGGCGCGTGTGTTTGGTCACTACAGGAGTCTGTCCTGGTTCCTTGAGGGTTCAGCCATCATAGAAACATAGATCCATGTCAGCCTGGTtccagaaatacaaactcatcgTCAACCCAGCAGTCACCAAATAACAAGAGTGTTCATCTTCCGCACCACACTGATGAAGAGCAGTATGTCATAATACTGATATAAAGCCTCATGTCATAGGATGACGTCATAGCATGGCATCACCGATACATGGTATGACATCACACTGACAAATAGCCATATGTCACATAACATCACGCTAATATAAAGCATGTTATATTAGTCATAGTAGGACGTCACACTAGTCGTATGACACAACACTGATATGGAGCAGGACGTCATAGAATGACATCGTAGCACAACATAACTCATGGTATGGCTCCGGTCATACTCACACGCAGCAGGGTACTAAGTATGACCTCCGGGAGACGGACAGACCCACGGACGGGGGAGCCGGCACTTGGGGTCAGGGGGCGTAAGGCACGCCGGCTCACTCCGTCTTCATCTGGGCCCGGACCTCGGAGGGCAGGGTCTCGAACAGCGTgtcctccacctgcagcccgCTGCGCTTCAGCGCGCGACAGCCGCCCAGCTCGGCGGGCAGCGCCTCGAAGTGGTTCCCCTTCAGCTCCAGGTGCGCGAGCAGCGCCAGGTAGGCCACCTTGGGAGAGAGCAGGGACAGCGCGTTGTTGCCCAGCTTCAGCGTCTTCAGCTTCTTGCAGAAGAAGAGCTCGTCGGGGAGGTTCTCAATCTTGTTGCAGTTGACGGAGAAGTAGAGCAGGCTCTGGAGCACGCCGATCTCCGGGGGAATGAAGCGGATGTCGTTGTTGGACAGGTCCAGGCAGCGCAGCTTGTTGCACAGGAAGAGGTGCGAGGGCAGCACCTCGATCTTGTTGTGGCTGAAGTAGAGGCGCTCCAGGCTGCCCAGCTTCTTGATGTGCTCGGGGATGTACGTGATGCTGTTGTACCACAGCTTCAGGCAGGTGAGCTTGCGCAGGTGCTGGAAGCTGACGATCTCCTCGACGCTGCGCAGGTTGTTCTCCTTCAGGTCCAGCCCCTGCAGGTTGGACAGGCTAAAGATGGCGTGGGGAATGCGCTCCAGGTCACAGCGCACCAACTCCAGCTCCGTGAGGTTGACCATCTTCTTCAGGTTGTTGAGCATGACCAGCCGCGTGCCGTCGTTGTACAGGTACAGCCGCAGCAGGTGGCTGGACACGTCCACGATGGACTGGGGGATCTTGGCCAGGTTGCTCTTCAGCGTCAGCGCCTTCAGACACTTGAGCTCGCGCAGCGACTCCAGCACCACGTTCTTGGAGACGTCGGAGCTCAGCGAGCCCGTGAGGTAGAGCTCCTCCAGGCTGCGCAGGCCGTACAGCCAGCCGGGCAGCTCCCTGCTGTCGTCAAACTTCACCCGGAGCACCTTGAGGTTCTCCTTGAGGaaggaggtggcggtggtgtgcAGCTTCAGGCAGCACTGGTATAGCGACAGTTCCTGGAGGTCCTCCAGCTTGGAGACCGAGGCGGGCATGGTGACGTTGTAGAGGATCTCCAGCTTGAGCGACTGCAGCTCGGTCACCTCGAAGATGGTGTCCGGCAAACCGGAGAGCATGAAGAGCTGCAGCTCCAGACGGTTGTGGGCGTTGGTCACCAGCCGCTGGCGCAGCTTCTCCGCCGTCCACTCGTGGTTGAGGTTGAGCTGCTTCAGCTTGTTCTCGCTCACCTCCGACAGGAACACGGCGAAGCGCTTGGAGTACAGCGGGTCGTACTGGTCGATCATGTGCAGCATGAAGGCGAAGTCGTTCTTGACGTCGGGGATGTCGTCGATGCCCGTCTCTTGGCGCACGTACTCGAAGGAGTACTCCTTGAGGGAGCGGTAGAAGAGCCAGTAGGAGGTGTAGAGGCTGGTCAGGCCGTAGACGGCCACGAAGCACAGGTAGCAGTAGGACAGCTTGGAGAACAGGTGGGCCATGGTGTGGTTGCAGGAGAAGTCTTCGTAGCCCGTCATATCTTGGATGTCCACGTGGCACTTGACCGTGATCTGGACCTCCGACACCAGGATGCTGTTGTAGGCCAGGATGAGGAGGAACTTGAAGACCTTAACCACGGTCTGGCGGACGTACATGATGTACAGGatgtccccctcctccacgtGCAAACGGAACTTCTTGACCTTCTCGAAGAGCGCCTTGGCCTGCTCGCCCTCCTTCTTGTCCATGGCGCTGGCGGTGGGCTTGTCCACCACGATCTTCTCGGGGATGGAGCGCAGGGACTGGGTCTTCTCCAGGGTGACCTTCTCCTCCGGAGCCACACTGATGCTGCAGCGGCTGGCGCTCAGCTTCTGGTGGTCCTTCTCCTCCGGGTTCTCACCGGACACCTCGGACAGGGCTCTGGTGGTCCACGGGGAGTCGAAGCACTggaggcaggaggagaggagggcaacTCGGGTGTCAGATAGTACAGAAGAGTAGTGGAATAGTGGAAAAGATGTTCAGAGTTCCCCTGGACTCTGAATAGCCTCCCCCACATCCCTCTTATATTTTGTACGTCCtcgcacttaaaaatagtacttatcaatgtgtagcgtcttatcccagctatctgtgttgtatacgtggaatgggttaacctagtgattgttagtgcttggcacttggttctaggaacgtctttactgtaccgaacgtgatatattgttgtttctctttcttctgacaaatggacttattgtgaGTCAATTTGGATAGAAGCATCTGCCTAACGCCCTAAACGTAAATTTAAGATACATTAGAATAAAATGCCTATATATTTACCTTCCCCAGGATGGAGATGAAGTGTTCTATCTTGGAGCTGGACCCGGGAAACTTGAACCAGAAGTTGCTGCAGACCATGAAGATGACCGTGTGGATGAGCACCAGGTAGGGGAAATACTTGGCGTACCAATGCAGCGCCTTCTCGTAGCACATCTGGTTGATGAAGCTGTACTGCTGCAGGTCCAGGTCTGTCTTCAGCCCCGTCATCTCCTGGTAGGCCAGCAGGGACACGTCCTCCGGCTCCGTCCGGTTGGGCAGCGCTGCCGTCTGGTTGGAGGCCGCGGTCCTCTGCGGCAGGCAGATGATCTTATCCTGCATGACCTGGGAGACGAGCGACCAGacaaggggggcgggggaggggagacCACCCACCGCACGGGGGTACGAAGGAGGACATGGAGGAAGAACGAAGGATTTaatgagagaaggaaagagagagaaagagtgaacaAGAGATTGCATGAAGGAAAGAAAGGGTGAATAAACTATTTAAAAAGACCGGAAGAGAAACAAAGAGGGAAAAAACGATTTAAGATGAcctaaagagaaagaaagattgaACAAACTATTGCGGGAAAAACCGAAAGAAAGACATACAGGAAGAGAAGACGTGGGAAAAACAGTTGATCGGAAAATCAAGACACAAACAGACTGAGTGACCAAACCAAACCCTAACAAACCCACACCTATCCAAACACTCGAGTGGTTGAGTGCAACAAGATGGCGACCCTAAACAACTTTAAAGGCCGACTACTCATCACTCAAAGGAAATGGGACCATCACATCGATCCGTTTGCATCTATAGCCTATAGAGGGTAGAGAGTCGTGAGGATGACTCGTCTATATATAAAGATAGTATTCCACAAGTAAATAATCATCACTATTAGGAGTAGTTTCTGTTATTAATTGATCACTGTTGCTTTAGGATTATTCCTGTTGTGTCCTGTTGTTTTAGGAAACAGG
This window encodes:
- the LOC115538463 gene encoding volume-regulated anion channel subunit LRRC8D-like; its protein translation is MFTLTEVASLNDIQPTYKILKPWWDVFMDYLGVVMLMLAIFAGTMQLTKDQVVCLPILEEAPEAPGGGGHYDVHSAPLDAAAALLADGRPADVFRKYVFGEPVEVGFPEPTGVRTALDFQQYVFVNQMCYHVALPWYSKYFPYLALIHTIVLMVSSNFWFKYPKTSSKIEHFVSILGKCFESPWTTKALSETACEHSEENKQRLVGPSSLPKHFSTSSEEGSPNQSAPATLVKSSVQFSAEKLVIEVPAMTILDKKDGEQAKALFEKVRKFRAHVEDSDLIYKLYVAQTVIKTVKFILILCYTMTFVAAINFAHVCEPGIKHLTGYSKFQCTHNMAFMLKKLLVSYIALICVYGMVCIYTLFWLFRRPLKEYSFEKVREESSFSDIPDVKNDFAFLLHMVDQYDQLYSKRFGVFLSEVSENKLREISLNHEWTFEKLRQHVTRNAAEKLELHLFMLSGVPDAVFDLTDLEILRLELIPEARITAKISQMTNLHELHLYHCPAKVEQTAFVFLRDHLRCLHVKFTDVAEIPTWVYLLKSLREMYLVGNLNSENNKMIGLESLRDLRHLKTLHLKSNLTKIPTNITDLSPHLVKLVVDNDGTKLLVLNSLKKMMNLAELELHNCELERIPHAIFSLTNLQELHLKSNNIRSIEEVISFQHLKRLTCLKLSHNKIISIPLSISHVKNLESLYLSHNKLESLPSSLFNLPKLRYLDVGHNSIVVIPLEVGFLQSLQYFAISGNKVEVVPKQLFKCTKLRTLNLGHNCISTVPEKIGQLAQLTQLELKGNCLDRLPLQLGQCALLRRGGLVVEDHLFDSLPLEVKESINQESGVPFANGV